CGCCTCATCGCGCGCCACGGCAATCGTGACAGGAGCGCGCTCCGCTGCCGTGTTCTTTTGCCGCGCCGCACCTTCCGCCGTGTTCTTTTGCCGCGCTGCACCCTCCGGCGCATCTTTTCCCTGCGGCAGCGGTCCCGCCGATGCCGCCAGCTCCAGAAGTCTGTCAATAGCGAGGCTTTCCTCCAGCACCTGCGCCAGCTTCTGCAGCTTTTCCTCCAGGCGCTCCACTTCGTCCGGCATCACCAGCCCCAGGTGCCGGCTCTCAATCAGACAGTCCGTCACCTTCGGAACGTAGCCGTACACGCGCACGCCAAGCTCCTCCTCAATTCTCTGCCTGATTTCCGGATAAAGCCCGGCGGACATCTGGTTTAAAATCACCCCGCGGATACGGCTGTCGCCGCGGTATTCCAGAAATCCCTTAATGTACGCAAGGACCGACAGGCTCATCCCCCTGGTATTGACAATCAGTACCGCCGGCGTCTCCGTCACCCGCGCCAGGTCATAGGCGCTCGCCGTATCAGAAATACCGCCAAGCCCGTCGTAATACCCCATGACGCCCTCCATGACCGAAATATCCGCTCCGGCGGCATTTTTTGCAAACAGATACCGCGTCGTCTCCTCCCCGGTAAAAAAGGTATCCAGATTCCGCGCCTTCGTCTTCAGCACCTTTTCATGGAACATCGGGTCAATATAATCGGGTCCGCACTTAAAGGACGCCGCCGTCAGGGAACGGTTCTTCAGCGCCTGCAGCAATCCGCAGGTAATCAGCGTTTTTCCGCTTCCGCTCGCACCCGCTGTCAGAAGCAGGCGCGGATATATTTTCTGATTATCTTCCAAAATGTAAAACCTGCCTTTCCATCCCGTCAGCCCTAACCTGCCGCACTTTGCGGCATCCGCAGGGCTCTTCGTCCTCCGGAAGCTGCGCTTACAGCTTTCCCGTATCCGCCGCCTCCACAGAAACAGTGCCGGTCATCCCGCCGTCCGCCGCGGGAGATTTTCCGCTGCAGGAAATAATATAAACCGGATTCTGCCCCATCATCATATGATAGCTTCCGACCTCTTTTGCGCGCGCAGCGGATACGGTAACAATATCGGTATCCGTCACCGGCAGCGCCCGCAGGCACTCCAGCGCCTCCGCCACGGTCTCCAGCGCAATGCAGTTGATCACGATGCGCACGGACGGATTTTTCTTTAGAACCGCCTCCAGGATTTCCCGGAGATTTCCGGAGGACCCGCCGATAAATACGTGCGTCGGCGCGGGCAGCGTCTCCAGCGCCTCCGGCGCCAGCCCGGCAATCACGGTAAGATTATCCGCGGCAAATTTCTGCTGGTTTTCCAGAATCAGCGCTGCCGCCTCCGGCTTCTTTTCGATAGCGTACACCTGTCCGTCCGCCACCTGCAGCGCCGCCTCTATGGAAACAGAGCCGGTGCCCGCTCCCACATCATAGACAACAGAATCCGCGCACAGACGCAGCTTCGACAGCGAAACGATGCGCACCTCGCATTTTGTCATCGGCACAGCGCCGCGCAGAAATGCCTCATCCTCTATGCCGTGCGTGACAACCGGATGCGCATTTTCATTTTCTATCAGCACCACACAGAGATCCCGGAAGTTTTCCTTTGCAAGCTCCCCGGCTGTTCCCGTGCGGATTTTCTCCCCAAGATAGGACAGATCCTCACCGACCGTCACGCGCACATCCGCCATTTTATAATGTACCAGCTTTTCCAGCAGGCGGCACAGACTCTCGCCCTTTCCCACCAGAGAGAACACCTTTTTATGGGATTTTACCGCCGCAATGATATTCGTATCCCGTCCGTGCAGGCTTACCAGCTTTGCGTCCTCCCAGGGAATCCGCAGCTTCGCGCACAGACTGACAACCGAAGAGATTCCCGGATATACCGACAGCTCCTCACCGGCAAAGACCTCATACAGCTTTTTGGCGCCGCTGTAAAAGCCGACATCGCCCGACTGCAGCAATGCAATCTTTTCATATTCCGGATGGGCATCCACATACGCGCGGATTTCCTGCGGCTGATAAGATACAAACTGCGCCTTTAAAAGGCCGTCGAAGCCCTCCAGCATCCGCTTTGCGCCCACGAGAAGCTCTGCTTCCTCACACGCCTTCTGCGCCTCGACCGTCATCCCGTCTCTGGCACCCATGCCGGTCCCCACAATGAAAATATGACGTCTGGGCGTCACCTGCAGCTTTTCCAGCAACAGGGAGCGCACCTGCAGCGGCGTCATACCTTCCTCCTCCGGCGGACGACCGATAAGCACCACCCGCGCGCCCGCCCTCTGCGCCGCACGGATTTTTTCCTCAAAACCGCCGGTCTTTCCAGACTCCTTCGTCACCATCCACTTCGCGTCAAACTGCCGCAGCATCGCCGCGTTCAAATCCTCCGAGAACGGTCCCTGCATACAGATAAGATGCTTTCCGGCAATCCCAAGCTGCGCGCACACTTCAACAGACTCCGGCGCAGAAAGCACCCGCGCATATACGCGCTCCGAAAAATCCGGCAGCTCCGTATATTTTGCCAGCTCCCTGCTCCCGGTCGTCACAAGGATATTTCCATCGGTTCCCTTCAAAAACTCCACGGCTTCCTGCACAGAATCCACAACGACCATATCGCTGCCCGCCGCCGGACTGCTCTCTCTTCTCAGCCGGATGTAAACAGCGCCGCTTACCCTGCACGCCGCCCGGATATTTGCCGAGACCTCCGCCGCATACGGATGTGTGGCGTCCACCACAAGAACGTCATCCCCATTCTGCTCTGCCAGCTCCTCCATCAGCGCGCACATCGCCTCCGCCGACAGTCTTCCCGCATGGACAGTGCGGTACGCATCCTCGCCGAGAAGCTGCCCACCGTATTCCGTCGCCACGCAGACCTCCGTCTTTATTTTCTGGCGGCTTAAATACTCCGCCAGCTCACGCCCTTCTGTCGTGCCTGCAAAAATAAGTATCTTATACATTCCGGTACCCTCTTGGCGTCACCATTTTCCCGCCGATTTCCTTTGTCTGGGAGTTGCCGATAAATACAGTCGTAAACATGTCAGTCTGCGTATCCCGCAGCTCCAGAAGCGTCAGCACACGGCAGCTTTCGCCGTCCCGCCCGATATTGCTGACAATTCCGCAGACCGTCTCCGGCGCTTTGTGGCGCAGCATCAGATCACACGCCCGCTTTAAATAATCCGCGCGCTTTTTGCTGGACGGATTGTACAGACAGATAACAAAATCCGCCTCCGCCGCCAGAAGAAGCCGCTTTTCAATTTTCTCCCACGGCGTCAGCAGATCGCTCAGACTGATTACCGCAAAATCATGAATCAGAGGCGCTCCCAGCACAGCCGCTCCGCCGGTCGCCGCCGTAACACCCGGTATGACCTCCACCTCGATCTCCGGATAAGCGGCGCCGATCTCCAGCATCAGCCCGGACATTCCGTACACGCCAGCGTCCCCGCTGCATATCATCGCCACATTTTTCCCCTTCTTCGCCTCCTCAAAAGCAAGGCGGCAGCGCTCCGCCTCCTTTGTCATCGGTGTCGTCAGAAATTCCTTATCCGCAAAATGTTCTTTTACAAGCTCCACATATACTGTATAGCCAACAATGGTATCGCACGCACGCAGCGCATCCGCAGCGCGCATGGTCATCTGCTCATACTGTCCCGGACCGATGCCGACCACATATATTTTACTCAAAATCCACACTCCAATCCCGGACGGCGGCGGCAACTGTCACACCGTCACCCGCTGTTTTTTTCAATAATAATCTGCCGTTTCCCGACGCCAGATATGCGCTGCGCTCACAGACATTATCCACGCCCGTAACGGATCTCACAAAGGCGGAATCCGAAAAATCACCCTCCGCCTGCTGCAGCTCCTCTGCCTCATAGGTGATAAAGGGAAGCTGATGCGCGGCGGCAAATTCCAGCAGTCCCGGCTCCTGCGCCTTCAGGGAAATGCTGGCGACCCGCTCGATACCATGCATGGATATCCCGCACGCCCGCAGCGCCTCACGCACCTTTTTCTCAATCGTTTCCGCCGGCGTTCCCTTTTTGCAGCCGATGCCAAGGCTGACGATTCGCGGAACCAGCGTCAGGGTCTGCTTATACGGCTTTTTCTCCTCCTGCAGGCTTATGCAGATGCCACAGGCGCCCGCAAAGACCTTCTGCTCCTCCCAGACCTCCAGCTCCTCCGGAATACTGCCGATTACCGGAAAGTCGCTGTAAAAGCCGATTTTCTTTTCATCCAGCACCTCCGCGGAAATCTGCTTCGCGCGCTCCATGCTGGTGATATAAAGCTGATTTTTTCTGGCAAATACATCCACGGCAAAGCGTCCGTTCACGTCCGTCGCCGTCGTGATGACCGGTATCGCGCCCGTCAGATTGGCAAGCGTCCCGGCAAGGTCGTTGGCACCGCCGATATGACCGGAGAGCAGGGAGATAACAAAAACGCCCTTTTCATCCATCACGACCACCGCCGGATCCTTCGTCTTATGCTCCAGATACGGCGCGATACTGCGCACGGCAATGCCTGTCGCCCCGATAAACAGTATCGCATCCACGGAAGCAAACATCCGTCCGGTCCACTCCTTTACAGGAACGTCCAGCGCAGACAGCCCGTATTTTTCTGCATACCGGGACATGGTGCAGCTCTGGCAGTCGTAGCCCTGCCTGGAAAGCAGCTCTGTGACGGCGGCGTTCAGACGGCTTCCGCGCTCCGTGAAGCTGATAACCGCCAGCTTCATTTCTTTGCCTCCCGGAATTCTGTCGTAAACGCCGGATTGTAAAGCTCAGAGCGGTTGTAATGGCTGTGGCTGACCACATCCCCGATAATCATCAGCGCAGTCTTGGTAATATTATTTTCCCTTGCTGTCTCTGCCAGCGTTCCCACGGTGCAGACAAAGGTTTTTTCGTCCTCCCAGGTCGCCTTATAGACGATAGCCGCCGGTGTATCTGCCGTATAGCCGCCGGCAATCAGACGCTCTGAAAGCTTTTCCAGCATACCGGTACTTAAAAATACCACCATTGTCGCCTGATGCGACGCGAGCGACGCGATTTCCTCCTTCTCCGGCACCGGCGTCCTGCCCGCCATGCGCGTGATAATCACGCTCTGCGATACATCCGGCAGGGTATATTCCAGATTGAGCGCCGCTGCCGCTCCGCAGAACGAGCTGACGCCAGGGCAGTCCGTGTAGGGAATCCCCTTCTCATCAAGCGCGTCCATCTGTTCGCGGATAGCCCCGTAAAGGCTGGGGTCCCCGGTGTGCAGCCGGACCGTCATCAGCCCCTTTTCCTCTGCCGCATATATCACCTCCAGCACTTCCTCCAGCGTCATCCGGGCGCTGTTGTAAATGCTGCAGCCCTCCTTCGCGTAAGAAAGAAGCTGCGGGTTCACCAGCGAGCCTGCATAGATAATTACATCTGCCTCAGAGAGCAGCTTCTGTCCGCGCACCGTAATCAGATCCGGCGCGCCCGGTCCTGCGCCTACAAAATTTACCATTTCAATCCCTCTCCTTTACTATAATCAGTGAATAATATCCCGCCGTTTCCGGTATTTCCTCTGCGCCATAGTACAGCTTTTCGCCCGGCATCCCGCAGTTTTCTATCATCAGCGTCTCTGCATTGTCCATCTGCTGCAGCTGCTGCTTTACGTCCCGCATTTTTCTGCCCGCCTTCATAAGCACCTTCGTGCCCGGCAGCTTCAGTGCATCCGCGATCTGATAAGAAGCGGGAATAACATGCAGCGGCTCCGATTTTTCCACCAGCCCGGTGTTCATCTTTGCCGCAGCCGCGCAGAAAGACGGAATGCCGCTGATAATCGCAGCGGGGTAGCCCATCGCCAGAATCCTTTTGTGCACATAAAGATAAGTGGAATATATGCAGGGGTCTCCCAGCGTAAGAAACGCCACGTTTTTCCCTGCCGCAAGCGCCGCCGCCACCTGCTCCGCCGCCGCCTCATGGCTCTTTTGCAGCTCCTCCTTATCCTTTGTCATCGGCATATGGATTTCCAGACATTCCTTTCCGGCAATTTCCGGCACCGCCTGTATGGTAATCTGCCATGCAACCGTCTCTTCCTTCTTCATTCCCGGAACCGCAATGCAGTCCGCCTCCTGTATGATGCGCACCGCCTTCAGTGTCAGCAGCTCCGCGTCTCCCGGTCCGATTCCCACTCCGTATAATGTTCCCTGCATAAATCCTCCTGCCTTTTCTCTCTTTTGTTTTATCTATTCCTTCACGCGGAATTTCTCCAATAGCTCTCCCGCGCCCTCCGTCTCTCCCAGATAGCCGTGCTGGTTGGAAAAAATCACCGCCTCCGTCTGCAGCGCTCCCCCGCAGCGGTGCTGCATGTAATAACGGATACGCGGCAGAATTTCCTTCATCGTCTTTTCCGTAAGATTTTTTTCCTCCAGGATATCCAGTGCCTCCTCGGTAGTGATGGTATCCAGTATCCGCATGGCGGTTCCGGCATCCGCCCCGGCGCGCAGCGCCTGCGCCGCCATCAGCTCCGCACGGCAGTCCGCCGCCCGCGAATGGGTATTCATAATCCCGCCGGATACCTTGATAAATTTCCCGATGTGCGCCACAAACAGGATGCCGCGAACGCCCAGCTCCACCGCCATATCCAGTGTCTCGCCCACATAATTGCTGCATTTCATGCTGTCTGCGGTATCGATCTGCATACCCTCCCGCAGAAAATCCTCACCGTAATTGCCCGGCGTAATCAGCAGATAATCCCTGCCCGCCGCCCGCTTCATTTCCATTTCCAGCCGGATGCTGGCAACCAGCGCCTCCTCGCTCATCGGCACCACAATGCCGCTGGTTCCCAGAATAGAAATTCCGCCGGTAATCCCCAGACGCGGATTGAAGGTGCGCAGAGCAATTTCCTCCCCGCCAGGAGCAGAGATTTCCACAGCCAGCCTGCAGGGCTGCTCCAGCTCCTCGCAGACCTCCTCCAGCGCGCGGGTAATCATTTCCCGCGGCACACGGTTTATCGCCGCTTCCCCGACCGGCTGCCACAGTCCCTTTTTCGTGACGGTACCGACGCCGCGCCCGCCGGTAATCTGCACGCCGTCCGTTTCCGTTTTTTTCACCCTGGCAAAAATCAGCAGCCCGTGTGTGACATCCGGGTCGTCCCCGCCGTCCTTGCGCACCGCGCAGGATACCTCCTCCGGTCTGCGGCAGATTTCCTCCACCGCAAGATGCAGGCGGGTACCCTCCGGCACCACCAGCTCCACCTCCGGAATATCCTTTTTCAGAAACAGCATCAGCGCGGCTGCCTTTGCCGCCGCGGCGGCGCAGGTTCCGGTCGTATAGCCGCAGCGCAGCCGTTTATTGTTCTTCAGTACATAACGGTCCTCCAGACCTGTTCTGTGCTCCATAAACATCCCTCACATATACCAACAAAACCGCTGCCAAAAAAGGCAACGGTATCTCTCTTCTCTATGCTTTGCCGGTACTTCCGAATCCGCCGCGGTCCTCCCCGTCCAGCTTTTCCACCTGCTCAAAGCAGACGGTGGGCTGATGCTTCATAATGCGGAACTGGCAGATGCGGTCGTTTACGTGAATCTGCGTGTCGCGCACCGCATACACCGGCATAAACCACTGGTCGTTATCGCCGCAGTAGGTCTCGTCGATCACGCCAAAATGGTTTGTCTGGATAATGCCGAAATTTTTAAAAGTGGAGCTGCGCGGCACCACATGCGCCTCGTAGCCCGCCGGAAGACGCATGGCAACGCCAAGCGGAATCAGCTTAAATTCTCCCGCTTTCAGCGTAACCTCCTGGGCCGCGCGCAGGTCAATCCAGTCCGATTTCCCGTCAATATAAGCAAGCGGCTCAATCTTATCGGTAAAATATTTAATCTGTATTTTTTCCATCCGGATGCTCCTTTTCCCTTATTGCACGCAACCGTTTTCGCAGATCCATTTAAGATCCGCTTTGCAGACAGGACGACCTACTCGCAGTGCAGAACCACTCTTCCCGCCGCCAGCGACTGCGGTACATCAATCACACGCTGGTTGGAGCTGCCCTTCCAGTGAAGCTGCGTGTCCATTTTATCCACCTCAAACTCTCCGTCCACCAGCACATCCACGTAGCGCATGATGGGACTGCGGCATACCTCCTCCCAGAGCCCTCCGGTATACAGCCAGATGGTCTTATCCGGAAATTTTTCTTTAATCTCCCTCGCCAGCGCCTCCACATCCAGCTGGTTTGTGGGATACATCGGGTCGCCGCCGCTGAAGGTAATGCCGGAAATATAGGACTGCTCCAGTTGCTCAAACAGCTCCTGCTTCGCCGCCTCGTCAAACAAAAGTCCTCCGTCCGGGTCCCAGGTAACGGGATTCTGGCACTGCGGACAGCAATGCGCACAGCCTGCCACCCAGAGCACGACGCGCAGCCCGTCCCCGTTCAGCATGTCGTCCTTCGTAATATTATGATATCTCATGAAATCCTCCCAGAACGCGTCCTTAAAACAATATTTTGTATTTTCATCATTTTTCAGCACACGATTTAGTGCCCGATACTGATTCTATCATTTCCGTCAGAACACGTCAAGAGAAGAATATACTTTTATTTCGAAAACAGAATCCGGTCGTTGTCCAGAGCCTTTCCCGCCCCGGCATTGAATTTTTCCAGCAGCCCGTCCACAGTCAGTCCCCGGCGCTCCTCACCGCTGATATCCAGCACGATTCTGCCTCCGTCCATCATCAGCGTGCGGTTGCCCATCTGCAGCGCGGAATGCATATTGTGTGTAATCATCAGACAGGCGAGGTTGTTTTCTTCCACAATGTTTCTCGTCAGCTCCAGAACCTTCTCCGCCGTTGCCGGGTCCAGAGCCGCCGTGTGCTCATCCAGCAGCAGTATCTTCGGCGGCACAAGCGTCGCCGCCATCAGAAGCGTGAGCGCCTGCCGCTGTCCGCCGGAAAGCAGTCCCACCGGCTGCTTCATGCGGTCCTCCAGTCCCATGCCAAGTAAGGAGAGCTTCTCCCGGAAATAGCTGCGCTGTTCCCTGCTGATGCGTGAAAACGCGGAACCTCTTCCGCCCTGCGAGGCGCGCAGATAAGCGAGCGCCAGATTCTCCTCTATCGTCATATGCGGCGCCGTACCGCGCATCGGGTCCTGGAACAGCCGTCCGATTTCCGTCGCGCGTTTATAGTCCGGAACATAGGTGATATCCCGTCCGTCCAGCTCGACGCTTCCCTCGTCCACGTAAAAGCTGCCGGCGATGCAGTTAAAAAGTGTTGACTTTCCGGCTCCGTTGCTGCCGATAATCGTAGCGAACTCGCCGTTCTCCACTGTCAGGCTGACGCCGTCCAGCGCAACCCTTTCGTTGACTGTGCCCGCATTAAATGTCTTTTTTACCTTTGTCAGTTTTAACATCCGCTGCCGCCTCCCTTTCTGGCGGACATTGCCGCCATTTTCCGCTTCTGGAAAGCAATCTGATTTTTCAGATACGGGGAAGCGATGGCAACTGCCACGATCACCGCCGAGACAAGCTTCAGGCACTCCGCCGGAATATGCAGGCGCAGTGCAATCGCTATCGCGAAACGGTACAGACAGCTTCCGAGAATAACGCCGACGATCCGCTTAAACATATTTCCCTTTCCAATCAGTGTCTCTCCGATAATCAGACTGGCAAGCGCGATTGTGACCATACCGGTGCCGAGATTGATATCGCAGGATTTCTGGTACTGTCCAATCAGACAGCCGGAAAGCGCCGTCAGCGCGCTGGAAATGCAGAGCCCGACCGTGATGGTAAAGCCCGGATTGATACTGGAGGCTTTCACCATATCCGCATTGTCTCCGGTAGCGCGGATGGAAAGTCCCAGCCGCGTTCCCAGAAACCATGTCAGAATCAGGCAGACAAGTACAACAACTATCACCGCCGTTATCAGCTTATACCAGGTAGTGCCAAACACACCCTTCAGCAGACTGAAGATGGTCTCGCTTTTGAAAATCGACAGATTCGACGAAAATCCCATCACGGCAAGGTTTACCGTGTAAAGCCCCGTATTTACAATGATTCCGGCAAGAATCGGCTCCACGCCGAGCTTCGTCTGCAGCGACGCCATGATGTAGCCGGAGCAGACGCCCGCCAGCATGGCGGCAAACAGCGCAAGAATGGGATGCCCCATGATTGCGACCTGCGCGCCGACCGCGCAGCCCAGTGTAAAACAGCCGTCCGTCGAGAGGTCGGCAATATTCAGAATGGAGTAGCTCACAAAGAGCGCCAGCGCCACCA
This is a stretch of genomic DNA from Marvinbryantia formatexigens DSM 14469. It encodes these proteins:
- the cobJ gene encoding precorrin-3B C(17)-methyltransferase produces the protein MSKIYVVGIGPGQYEQMTMRAADALRACDTIVGYTVYVELVKEHFADKEFLTTPMTKEAERCRLAFEEAKKGKNVAMICSGDAGVYGMSGLMLEIGAAYPEIEVEVIPGVTAATGGAAVLGAPLIHDFAVISLSDLLTPWEKIEKRLLLAAEADFVICLYNPSSKKRADYLKRACDLMLRHKAPETVCGIVSNIGRDGESCRVLTLLELRDTQTDMFTTVFIGNSQTKEIGGKMVTPRGYRNV
- a CDS encoding cobyrinate a,c-diamide synthase, with translation MEDNQKIYPRLLLTAGASGSGKTLITCGLLQALKNRSLTAASFKCGPDYIDPMFHEKVLKTKARNLDTFFTGEETTRYLFAKNAAGADISVMEGVMGYYDGLGGISDTASAYDLARVTETPAVLIVNTRGMSLSVLAYIKGFLEYRGDSRIRGVILNQMSAGLYPEIRQRIEEELGVRVYGYVPKVTDCLIESRHLGLVMPDEVERLEEKLQKLAQVLEESLAIDRLLELAASAGPLPQGKDAPEGAARQKNTAEGAARQKNTAAERAPVTIAVARDEAFCFIYEDNLQLLRECGARIVEFSPIHDREIPAEADGVLLYGGYPELYAEQLSGNTAMLEDVRAKITGGMPCMAECGGFMYLHRTMEDMEKRAWKMAGVIDAQAYRTDRLTRFGYVELAEAPAGDADRSQEEASDGNADRPLEEAASGNADRLREEAAAGNADGLRDIKIRGHEFHYFDSTDNGGAFLARKPLRKRSWRCMHRTDTLLAGFPHLYYYSCPQIAEEFVKKCAGYRRRLLPKSGSGLKKIR
- a CDS encoding cobalt-precorrin 5A hydrolase, whose product is MKLAVISFTERGSRLNAAVTELLSRQGYDCQSCTMSRYAEKYGLSALDVPVKEWTGRMFASVDAILFIGATGIAVRSIAPYLEHKTKDPAVVVMDEKGVFVISLLSGHIGGANDLAGTLANLTGAIPVITTATDVNGRFAVDVFARKNQLYITSMERAKQISAEVLDEKKIGFYSDFPVIGSIPEELEVWEEQKVFAGACGICISLQEEKKPYKQTLTLVPRIVSLGIGCKKGTPAETIEKKVREALRACGISMHGIERVASISLKAQEPGLLEFAAAHQLPFITYEAEELQQAEGDFSDSAFVRSVTGVDNVCERSAYLASGNGRLLLKKTAGDGVTVAAAVRDWSVDFE
- a CDS encoding dUTP diphosphatase, which produces MEKIQIKYFTDKIEPLAYIDGKSDWIDLRAAQEVTLKAGEFKLIPLGVAMRLPAGYEAHVVPRSSTFKNFGIIQTNHFGVIDETYCGDNDQWFMPVYAVRDTQIHVNDRICQFRIMKHQPTVCFEQVEKLDGEDRGGFGSTGKA
- the cobI gene encoding precorrin-2 C(20)-methyltransferase, coding for MQGTLYGVGIGPGDAELLTLKAVRIIQEADCIAVPGMKKEETVAWQITIQAVPEIAGKECLEIHMPMTKDKEELQKSHEAAAEQVAAALAAGKNVAFLTLGDPCIYSTYLYVHKRILAMGYPAAIISGIPSFCAAAAKMNTGLVEKSEPLHVIPASYQIADALKLPGTKVLMKAGRKMRDVKQQLQQMDNAETLMIENCGMPGEKLYYGAEEIPETAGYYSLIIVKERD
- the nrdG gene encoding anaerobic ribonucleoside-triphosphate reductase activating protein, with translation MRYHNITKDDMLNGDGLRVVLWVAGCAHCCPQCQNPVTWDPDGGLLFDEAAKQELFEQLEQSYISGITFSGGDPMYPTNQLDVEALAREIKEKFPDKTIWLYTGGLWEEVCRSPIMRYVDVLVDGEFEVDKMDTQLHWKGSSNQRVIDVPQSLAAGRVVLHCE
- a CDS encoding ABC transporter ATP-binding protein, whose protein sequence is MLKLTKVKKTFNAGTVNERVALDGVSLTVENGEFATIIGSNGAGKSTLFNCIAGSFYVDEGSVELDGRDITYVPDYKRATEIGRLFQDPMRGTAPHMTIEENLALAYLRASQGGRGSAFSRISREQRSYFREKLSLLGMGLEDRMKQPVGLLSGGQRQALTLLMAATLVPPKILLLDEHTAALDPATAEKVLELTRNIVEENNLACLMITHNMHSALQMGNRTLMMDGGRIVLDISGEERRGLTVDGLLEKFNAGAGKALDNDRILFSK
- a CDS encoding ABC transporter permease, whose translation is MESLLSLPVVISALELGFIYALVALALFVSYSILNIADLSTDGCFTLGCAVGAQVAIMGHPILALFAAMLAGVCSGYIMASLQTKLGVEPILAGIIVNTGLYTVNLAVMGFSSNLSIFKSETIFSLLKGVFGTTWYKLITAVIVVVLVCLILTWFLGTRLGLSIRATGDNADMVKASSINPGFTITVGLCISSALTALSGCLIGQYQKSCDINLGTGMVTIALASLIIGETLIGKGNMFKRIVGVILGSCLYRFAIAIALRLHIPAECLKLVSAVIVAVAIASPYLKNQIAFQKRKMAAMSARKGGGSGC
- the cobM gene encoding precorrin-4 C(11)-methyltransferase — protein: MVNFVGAGPGAPDLITVRGQKLLSEADVIIYAGSLVNPQLLSYAKEGCSIYNSARMTLEEVLEVIYAAEEKGLMTVRLHTGDPSLYGAIREQMDALDEKGIPYTDCPGVSSFCGAAAALNLEYTLPDVSQSVIITRMAGRTPVPEKEEIASLASHQATMVVFLSTGMLEKLSERLIAGGYTADTPAAIVYKATWEDEKTFVCTVGTLAETARENNITKTALMIIGDVVSHSHYNRSELYNPAFTTEFREAKK
- the cobK gene encoding precorrin-6A reductase, whose amino-acid sequence is MYKILIFAGTTEGRELAEYLSRQKIKTEVCVATEYGGQLLGEDAYRTVHAGRLSAEAMCALMEELAEQNGDDVLVVDATHPYAAEVSANIRAACRVSGAVYIRLRRESSPAAGSDMVVVDSVQEAVEFLKGTDGNILVTTGSRELAKYTELPDFSERVYARVLSAPESVEVCAQLGIAGKHLICMQGPFSEDLNAAMLRQFDAKWMVTKESGKTGGFEEKIRAAQRAGARVVLIGRPPEEEGMTPLQVRSLLLEKLQVTPRRHIFIVGTGMGARDGMTVEAQKACEEAELLVGAKRMLEGFDGLLKAQFVSYQPQEIRAYVDAHPEYEKIALLQSGDVGFYSGAKKLYEVFAGEELSVYPGISSVVSLCAKLRIPWEDAKLVSLHGRDTNIIAAVKSHKKVFSLVGKGESLCRLLEKLVHYKMADVRVTVGEDLSYLGEKIRTGTAGELAKENFRDLCVVLIENENAHPVVTHGIEDEAFLRGAVPMTKCEVRIVSLSKLRLCADSVVYDVGAGTGSVSIEAALQVADGQVYAIEKKPEAAALILENQQKFAADNLTVIAGLAPEALETLPAPTHVFIGGSSGNLREILEAVLKKNPSVRIVINCIALETVAEALECLRALPVTDTDIVTVSAARAKEVGSYHMMMGQNPVYIISCSGKSPAADGGMTGTVSVEAADTGKL
- the cbiD gene encoding cobalt-precorrin-5B (C(1))-methyltransferase CbiD; the protein is MEHRTGLEDRYVLKNNKRLRCGYTTGTCAAAAAKAAALMLFLKKDIPEVELVVPEGTRLHLAVEEICRRPEEVSCAVRKDGGDDPDVTHGLLIFARVKKTETDGVQITGGRGVGTVTKKGLWQPVGEAAINRVPREMITRALEEVCEELEQPCRLAVEISAPGGEEIALRTFNPRLGITGGISILGTSGIVVPMSEEALVASIRLEMEMKRAAGRDYLLITPGNYGEDFLREGMQIDTADSMKCSNYVGETLDMAVELGVRGILFVAHIGKFIKVSGGIMNTHSRAADCRAELMAAQALRAGADAGTAMRILDTITTEEALDILEEKNLTEKTMKEILPRIRYYMQHRCGGALQTEAVIFSNQHGYLGETEGAGELLEKFRVKE